The following proteins are encoded in a genomic region of Takifugu rubripes chromosome 9, fTakRub1.2, whole genome shotgun sequence:
- the b4galnt3b gene encoding beta-1,4-N-acetylgalactosaminyltransferase 3: MMATFFPLKKLRRNTRHLLFLAILLAGLAAVYHEMVASKAWSSDTSMTSDSSSWRRATADEGVRRGQPVNSVEDSTAWRFTNAQQTWKPEYKGQANLHVFEDWCGSSAVDLRRNMHYPLYPHSRTTVQKLAVSPQWTNYGLRIFGYLHPYANGEFVFALSSDDNSELWLSTDDSPLNVEMLAYVGKTGAEWSAAGEFTKYSSQTSKPVLLSMQRRYFFEVIHKQNDRGTDHVEVAWQLLYHDVRFTVISSQHISLYVDESALLLTDVAHIPQTTASHRQSPAKQQGPTTDAQREDRRDSLYQVPLIDSSFLKGILPDCVYKPSYTIKDFPLQRYQGLQFVHMSYIYPNDFTRLTHMETENSCFYPENPSYMKMFGFSRYMRLDRPEKPSQGKGKSLRDFGFQRRKSALEGDYAHDVYHREKELSPEKKDDAHFPDYGDDYDDYVQRRRRRLFSVFTNDFKSTLENTTGAGPTWQERQKQTNVTQNVSQPQPESQRPAKPVKSTILPTSKHLLHLQQNPSRVNIEDQIKIIAPLKPKRSFGQTKRAKVETAKEPKPVIAFGNKLHHINGAEERLSPRQHHVQRAQKMIEAQQKLKRPQLEEEEEEHLVNLKRAQPGESFIQRDTDARKNLREKEIEMNVPLQKDVENGIRNPVMMDKEKNGNKWSEPRDEDLEAWAEEGDNGGLNERGNRKRGRDSVWSLGDDFKGTEEEDPTPPPVFDTDVNWSQTFQVNHLDLQAHRSDWIDLRCNVSGNLLLEASHALPIVKAFVEKLNEKHKWQFTLVRVVNVVKRIDGVQGSRYLLELELTDVRGQLLRLSHYIYALTRHSRHPGKDFGFGPVKPQQVLCNPVGFRWYPAATVHFIVPVKNQARWVQQLITDMEQLFRVTGDINFNLIITDYNSTDMDVRKALEKSSLPRYEYVKLSGNFERSAGLQAGIDLINDDHSIVFLCDLHIYFPPSIIDTIRKHCVEGYMAFAPIVLRLDCGATPSEAKGYWEVNGFGLLGIYKSDLDKVGGMNTREFTDRWGGEDWELLDRILQAGMEVERIYLRNFFHHYHSKRGMWNRRLLPKRT; this comes from the exons GTATGacttctgacagcagcagctggagacgaGCCACGGCCGATGAAGGG gtcagGAGGGGCCAACCAGTGAATTCTGTGGAGGATTCAACTGCTTGGAGGTTTACTAATGCTCAACAAACCTGGAAACcagag TACAAAGGACAAGCGAATCTGCACGTGTTTGAGGACTGGTGTGGCAGCTCTGCTGTCGACCTCCGCAGGAACATGCACTACCCGCTCTATCCTCAT TCCCGGACAACTGTGCAGAAGTTGGCTGTCTCTCCACAGTGGACCAACTACGGGCTCAGGATATTTGGCTATCTACATCCATACGCTAATG GAGAATTTGTGTTTGCGCTGAGCTCTGATGACAACTCTGAATTGTGGCTGAGCACAGATGACTCTCCCCTTAATGTAGAGATGTTGGCATATGTTGGAAAA ACCGGTGCAGAATGGTCAGCTGCCGGGGAGTTCACCAAATACTCCAGCCAAACCTCTAAACCAGTTTT GCTGTCCATGCAGAGGAGGTACTTTTTTGAAGTCATTCACAAGCAAAACGACAGAGGGACGGACCATGTAGAAGTGGCA TGGCAGCTCCTTTATCACGATGTGAGGTTCACGGTGATTAGCTCGCAGCACATCTCCCTATATGTCG ATGAGAGCGCACTGTTGCTGACTGATGTTGCCCACATACCACAGACAACTGCAAGCCACCGACAGTCCCCCGCAAAACAGCAGGGTCCAACAACAGACGCGCAACGGGAAGACCGGCGAGACTCTCTCTACCAGG TGCCTTTGATTGACAGCAGCTTCCTAAAAGGCATTCTGCCCGACTGCGTGTACAAACCCAGCTACACAATTAAAGACTTTCCTCTGCAGCGCTACCAAGGACTACAattt GTTCACATGTCCTACATCTACCCCAACGACTTCACGCGACTCACACACATGGAAACGGAGAATAGCTGCTTCTACCCAGAGAACCCCAGCTACATGAAGAT GTTTGGTTTTTCCAGATACATGAGATTAGACCGTCCTGAGAAACCGTCGCAGGGAAAAGGAAAGTCACTCCGGG ATTTTGGTTTCCAAAGGAGGAAGTCGGCGCTAGAAGGCGATTATGCCCATGACGTCTATCACAGAGAAAAAGAACTCAGCCCGGAGAAGAAAGACGATGCACATTTTCCAGATTATGGTGATGACTATGATGATTATGTTCAGAGGCGAAGGCGGAGGCTTTTCTCCGTGTTTACCAATGACTTTAAAAGCACCTTGGAGAACACCACTGGTGCAGGGCCTACATGGCAGGAGAGGCAAAAGCAGACTAACGTCACTCAGAATGTCTCACAACCTCAGCCTGAGTCACAGAGGCCTGCCAAGCCTGTGAAGTCAACCATACTACCAACTTCAAAacacctcctgcacctgcaACAGAACCCCAGCAGGGTGAATATAGAGGACCAGATTAAAATAATAGCGCCTTTAAAACCTAAGAGAAGCTTTGGACAAACGAAAAGAGCAAAGGTAGAGACAGCAAAAGAGCCAAAACCAGTGATAGCATTTGGCAATAAGCTGCATCATATCAATGGAGCAGAAGAGCGCCTCAGTCCCAGACAGCATCACGTCCAGAGAGCCCAGAAAATGATAGAAGCCCAGCAGAAGCTCAAGCGTCCTCAGcttgaagaggaggaagaggagcacctTGTCAATCTTAAGAGAGCTCAGCCAGGTGAAAGCTTTATTCAGAGGGACACAGATGCCAGGAAAAACCTCAGGGAAAAAGAGATCGAGATGAACGTGCCTCTACAGAAGGATGTGGAAAACGGCATCCGCAATCCAGTGATGatggataaagaaaaaaatgggaaTAAATGGTCAGAGCCAAGAGATGAAGACCTTGAAGCATGGGCAGAGGAGGGAGATAACGGGGGTTTAAACgaaagaggaaacaggaagcgtGGCAGAGACTCTGTGTGGTCACTAGGAGATGACTTCAAaggcacagaggaagaggaccccacccccccacctgtgtTTGATACTGATGTCAACTGGAGCCAGACATTCCAGGTCAACCACCTGGACCTTCAGGCGCATCGATCCGATTGGATCGACCTGCGGTGCAACGTCTCGGGCAACCTGCTCCTCGAAGCCAGTCATGCTCTGCCCATCGTCAAGGCGTTCGTGGAAAAACTTAATGAAAAGCACAAATG GCAGTTCACATTGGTCCGTGTAGTTAACGTGGTGAAGCGAATAGATGGCGTCCAGGGAAGCCGATacctgctggagctggaactgACAGATGTGCGCGGccagctgctccgtctgtcACATTACATCTACGCTCTGACTCGCCACAGCAGGCACCCCGGAAAGGATTTCGGCTTTGGACCAGTGAAGCCACAGCAGGTGCTTTGCAATCCGGTGGGCTTCCGCTGGTATCCGGCTGCGACGGTCCACTTCATAGTGCCAG TTAAAAACCAGGCTCGGTGGGTGCAGCAGCTGATTACTGACATGGAGCAGCTCTTTCGAGTGACTGGAGACATCAACTTTAACCTCATCATCACTGACTACAACAGCACTGACATGGATGTGAGGAAGGCTCTGGAGAAATCCTCGCTCCCCAG ATACGAGTATGTGAAGCTGAGTGGAAACTTTGAGCGCTCCGCTGGTCTGCAAGCAGGCATCGACCTTATAAAC GATGACCACAgcattgtgtttctgtgtgaccTTCACATCtacttccctccctccatcatcgaTACCATCAGGAAGCACTGTGTGGAGGGATACATGGCTTTTGCTCCGATCGTGCTGAGGCTGGACTGCGGCGCGACGCCATCAGAGGCCAAAG GCTACTGGGAAGTGAACGGGTTTGGTCTACTGGGGATCTACAAGTCAGATCTTGACAAAGTGGGAGGAATGAACACCCGTGAATTCACAGATCGCTGGGGTGGAGAAGACTGGGAACTCCTCGATAG gaTCCTTCAGGCAGGTATGGAGGTGGAAAGGATTTACCTAAGGAACTTCTTCCACCATTATCACTCCAAGCGTGGCATGTGGAACCGGCGGTTGCTGCCCAAACGCACGTGA